A part of Amphiprion ocellaris isolate individual 3 ecotype Okinawa chromosome 16, ASM2253959v1, whole genome shotgun sequence genomic DNA contains:
- the thumpd2 gene encoding THUMP domain-containing protein 2 isoform X1 — protein MMAEPRSGDGVVRYFCTAGNGMESFLMEEVKKKLAAGDVCQMPGKVLFSSSAGIDKISGLKAAERLFLLLKEDSPLRVSAHTSPAKAASVLQSRLLGDKNQWTSAVMTWSRLQGELAGSRTTVRTPSSDLGVTMRIEEGRGSRGKEEEEGSCFVESRKSPEEQREEKNGTRRLRSGEQNGTRTLEKKRKRNHEEEEEEAERKNVEKGKSAERERRREEEAEKGMDVELNSYHGTDVSKGTTDLENMDCSSRAMDFAAESVQNVNTSGKKDETPLKVSRSKPELPSSILVSFRISCKCTGSLSRCFSAQEVSSVIGAGLSRLLSWKVDLRNPQLEINVYLGDDLCLLGIPLTRLPLAKRSYIKATGLRSTVAWAMSSLAPIQPGFRVIDPMCGVGTILIEAAQEHEAACFLGLDIDDGQLQKANENTAFAELGNRIHLLKASSLALPLTDASVDAVICDLPFGRKFGTKTNMAANLPLILAEMERVLCIGGSLVLLLSPQLSCLLNKVLTGPRSHQEAKPPSGRENSPSPCVSPTKQQVKPSPQLSLLPPLSSLRHKATFRVSLGAIDGLIHKYVKTDC, from the exons ATGATGGCTGAACCGAGAAGTGGGGATGGAGTAGTTCGTTACTTCTGCACCGCCGGTAACGGGATGGAGTCGTTTTTAatggaggaggtgaagaagaagtTAGCAGCTGGAGAT GTGTGTCAGATGCCAGGTAAAGTGTTGTTCAGCTCCTCTGCTGGGATCGACAAAATCAGTGGCCTGAAGGCTGCAGAGAGACTATTCCTTCTGTTGAAAGAAGACTCACCTTTACGGGTATCTGCACACACCAGCCCAG CTAAGGCAGCCTCTGTGCTGCAGTCCAGACTGCTGGGAGACAAGAATCAGTGGACCAGTGCTGTAATGACATGGAGCCGCCTGCAGGGGGAGCTGGCAGGCAGCAGAACTACTGTCAGAACACCAAGCTCTGACCTGGGAGTGACGATGAGGAtagaggaggggagagggagTAGggggaaggaagaagaagagggtaGCTGCTTTGTAGAGTCTAGAAAAAGTCCAGaagagcagagggaggagaagaatgGGACCAGGAGGCTGAGAAGTGGTGAACAAAATGGAACACGGACActggagaagaagagaaaaaggaatcatgaggaagaagaagaggaggcggAGAGGAAGAATGTAGAGAAAGGGAAGTcagctgagagagagaggaggagagaagaagaagcagaaaaagggATGGATGTGGAGTTGAACAGTTACCATGGAACAGACGTCAGTAAGGGAACAACAGACCTGGAGAATATGGACTGTAGCAGCAGGGCGATGGATTTTGCTGCAGAAAGTGTGCAGAATG TGAATACCTctggaaaaaaagatgagacaCCGCTAAAAGTCAGCAGGAGCAAACCAGAGCTGCCTTCTAGCATTCTGGTTTCTTTCAGGATAAGCTGCAAATGTACTGGATCTCTGTCCCGGTGCTTCAGCGCTCAG GAGGTGAGCTCCGTGATTGGAGCCGGTCTGAGCAGGCTGCTGAGCTGGAAGGTCGACCTGAGGAATCCACAGCTGGAG ATAAACGTCTACCTGGGTGACGACCTCTGCCTGCTGGGGATTCCACTGACCAG GTTACCTCTGGCTAAGAGGAGCTACATTAAAGCCACAGGACTGAGGTCTACAGTAGCCTGGGCCATGAGCTCTCTGGCTCCCATACAG CCAGGCTTCCGTGTGATCGACCCCATGTGTGGAGTGGGAACCATCTTAATAGAAGCAGCACAAGAACACGAG GCTGCCTGTTTCCTGGGTTTGGACATCGATGACGGACAGCTGCAGAAGGCCAATGAGAACACGGCATTTGCAGAGCTGGGAAACAGGATACACCTGCTGAAAGCTTCATCTCTGG CGCTGCCTCTGACCGACGCCAGTGTAGACGCTGTGATCTGCGACCTGCCGTTTGGAAGGAAGTTTGGCACCAAAACGAACATGGCTGCCAACCTGCCACTCATCCTCGCTGAGATGGAGAG AGTCCTCTGTATCGGTGGATCCCTGGTTCTCCTCCTGAGTCCTCAGTTGTCTTGTCTCCTGAACAAAGTTCTAACCGGACCGAGGTCTCACCAGGAAGCAAAGCCTCCATCTGGGAGAGAAAACAGCCCGTCTCCTTGTGTTTCTCCTACGAAGCAGCAGGTCAAACCCTCACCTCAACTCAGTCTGCTGCCTCCTTTGTCCTCACTGAGGCACAAAGCAACTTTCAGAGTCAGTTTAGGAGCGATCGACGGACTCATCCATAAATACGTCAAAACAGACTGTTAA
- the thumpd2 gene encoding THUMP domain-containing protein 2 isoform X2, with translation MTWSRLQGELAGSRTTVRTPSSDLGVTMRIEEGRGSRGKEEEEGSCFVESRKSPEEQREEKNGTRRLRSGEQNGTRTLEKKRKRNHEEEEEEAERKNVEKGKSAERERRREEEAEKGMDVELNSYHGTDVSKGTTDLENMDCSSRAMDFAAESVQNVNTSGKKDETPLKVSRSKPELPSSILVSFRISCKCTGSLSRCFSAQEVSSVIGAGLSRLLSWKVDLRNPQLEINVYLGDDLCLLGIPLTRLPLAKRSYIKATGLRSTVAWAMSSLAPIQPGFRVIDPMCGVGTILIEAAQEHEAACFLGLDIDDGQLQKANENTAFAELGNRIHLLKASSLALPLTDASVDAVICDLPFGRKFGTKTNMAANLPLILAEMERVLCIGGSLVLLLSPQLSCLLNKVLTGPRSHQEAKPPSGRENSPSPCVSPTKQQVKPSPQLSLLPPLSSLRHKATFRVSLGAIDGLIHKYVKTDC, from the exons ATGACATGGAGCCGCCTGCAGGGGGAGCTGGCAGGCAGCAGAACTACTGTCAGAACACCAAGCTCTGACCTGGGAGTGACGATGAGGAtagaggaggggagagggagTAGggggaaggaagaagaagagggtaGCTGCTTTGTAGAGTCTAGAAAAAGTCCAGaagagcagagggaggagaagaatgGGACCAGGAGGCTGAGAAGTGGTGAACAAAATGGAACACGGACActggagaagaagagaaaaaggaatcatgaggaagaagaagaggaggcggAGAGGAAGAATGTAGAGAAAGGGAAGTcagctgagagagagaggaggagagaagaagaagcagaaaaagggATGGATGTGGAGTTGAACAGTTACCATGGAACAGACGTCAGTAAGGGAACAACAGACCTGGAGAATATGGACTGTAGCAGCAGGGCGATGGATTTTGCTGCAGAAAGTGTGCAGAATG TGAATACCTctggaaaaaaagatgagacaCCGCTAAAAGTCAGCAGGAGCAAACCAGAGCTGCCTTCTAGCATTCTGGTTTCTTTCAGGATAAGCTGCAAATGTACTGGATCTCTGTCCCGGTGCTTCAGCGCTCAG GAGGTGAGCTCCGTGATTGGAGCCGGTCTGAGCAGGCTGCTGAGCTGGAAGGTCGACCTGAGGAATCCACAGCTGGAG ATAAACGTCTACCTGGGTGACGACCTCTGCCTGCTGGGGATTCCACTGACCAG GTTACCTCTGGCTAAGAGGAGCTACATTAAAGCCACAGGACTGAGGTCTACAGTAGCCTGGGCCATGAGCTCTCTGGCTCCCATACAG CCAGGCTTCCGTGTGATCGACCCCATGTGTGGAGTGGGAACCATCTTAATAGAAGCAGCACAAGAACACGAG GCTGCCTGTTTCCTGGGTTTGGACATCGATGACGGACAGCTGCAGAAGGCCAATGAGAACACGGCATTTGCAGAGCTGGGAAACAGGATACACCTGCTGAAAGCTTCATCTCTGG CGCTGCCTCTGACCGACGCCAGTGTAGACGCTGTGATCTGCGACCTGCCGTTTGGAAGGAAGTTTGGCACCAAAACGAACATGGCTGCCAACCTGCCACTCATCCTCGCTGAGATGGAGAG AGTCCTCTGTATCGGTGGATCCCTGGTTCTCCTCCTGAGTCCTCAGTTGTCTTGTCTCCTGAACAAAGTTCTAACCGGACCGAGGTCTCACCAGGAAGCAAAGCCTCCATCTGGGAGAGAAAACAGCCCGTCTCCTTGTGTTTCTCCTACGAAGCAGCAGGTCAAACCCTCACCTCAACTCAGTCTGCTGCCTCCTTTGTCCTCACTGAGGCACAAAGCAACTTTCAGAGTCAGTTTAGGAGCGATCGACGGACTCATCCATAAATACGTCAAAACAGACTGTTAA